The Drosophila sechellia strain sech25 chromosome 2L, ASM438219v1, whole genome shotgun sequence region aataacaataataatagaggaaactttagaggccgtggcaactcgaaccgaggccaaaacaacaataatcagggatatgtaagagtagcccaaaataactcgggaaactccgaacaccctttagctgctcatcaataaatagacacaaggttcacacaattaatcttagccaaaacatatttgttaattttgtcaatgtagaaacaaataaaaaacttgtctttttaatagacacaggtgcagatatttcccttctaaaagaaaattctgatatctttaatgatatccaaggcaacaataaaattaatattcaaggaataggacaagaattaattcaatccaaaggattaacttcaattgagatacagacaggcaattacataattccacacgattttcatatagtagattcacatttcttaatcccatgtgatggaatattaggaattgatttcataaagaaattcaattgtcaattagattttaatcaaacagaagattggctcaagatgagaccaactaatttgaatttcccaatatacgttccaataacatacagctctggtaataactcaataattctaccagcaagatcccaggtTGTCCGAAAAATACGACTATCCTCAAATGAAGATAGTGTTTTAgtaaaaaaccaggaaattcaaaaaggcatttatgttgcaaacacagttgcaacaaccaaaaatgcatttgtccgatttctgaatacaaataataaagatcaaatagtaaatataaaagatctacaatatgaatcactttcgaactatgacatagttcaaaccaatcctgaagcaagagaaaaaactgtcatgtctcaattaacaaaaaattttccaccacaattcaaatctacactaacagatttatgcaccaagtatagcgatgtattcggacttgaaaccgaatcaatcacaacaaataatttctacaaacaaaagctaagattgacagatgatgaaccagtatatattaaaaattatagaaatcctcatagtcaacttgacgaaattcaagtacaggtagaaaaattaattaacaacaaaatagtcgaaccgtctgtgtccccatataacagcccacttttgttagttccaaagaaatctcttcctggttctgacaagaaaaaatggcgattagtaattgactatcgtcaaattaataaaaaattgttgtccgataaattcccactccctagaattgatgatattttagatcaactaggtagagcaaaatatttttcgtgcctagacttaatgtcaggttttcatcaaattgaactcgaagaaagttcaagagatgtaacgtctttttcaacgagcaatggctcatatcgcttcacgcgattaccattcggtctaaaaatagcaccaaattcttttcagagaatgatgactatagctttctctggacttgaaccttctcaagcattcctgtatatggatgatttaatagttattggttgttccgaaaaacatatggttaaaaacttgactgatgtttttgagaaatgcaggaaatacaacctaaagctacatccagaaaaatgttcatttttcatgcatgaagtcacattcttgggacacaaatgcacagataaaggaatcttgccagatgacaaaaagtatgacgtcatcaaaaattatccagtcccacacgatgcggacagtgctagacgatttattgcattttgcaattactatagacgttttatccaaaattttgccgaatattctcgtcacataacaagattatgtaaaaaagatgtaaaattcgaatggacagctgaatgccagcatgccttcgaacaCCTCAAATCGGCACTAGTTAATCCCAATTTATTACAATacccaaatttcagcaaagaattttgcataataacggatgcaagtaagcaagcttgtggagcagtgttaactcaatgcaaaaaaggtctccaacttccagtggcatatgcatcaagagcgtttacaaaaggtgaaagtaataaaagcacaacagaacaagaattggcagcaattcattgggcaataactcatttcagaccatatatttatggtagacatttcactgtcaaaacagaccacagaccacttacatacctgttctctatgataaatccgagctctaaactaactcgtatgagacttgaattagaggagtataattttacagttgagtatctaaagggaaaagacaactatgtagctgatgcgttatcaagaataaccatcaaagaactacaagaaatgaacagaaatataaagaaagtcactacaagatatcaaagtagacaaaaatcctgcgcaggagataaagaaatagaattgcctaagcaatctatagaaaaagcttcaaagcccaacgtatatgaagtcatcaaaaatgacgaattacgtaaagtagtgaccttgcatataaaaaatatgctatgtttctttaaacatggtaagaaaattattgcaagatatgatgttagcgatttatatactaatggaatacttgatttaggtcattttttccaaaggcttgaaatgcaagccggtataaataaaatcagccaactcaaagtggcaccgtgggaaaatatctttgaatatgtttcaattgatactttcaaaataatgggcaataaaatattaaaatcattaagagtagcgctactcaacccggtgaccctaatagaaaaattaaaagaaaaagaagctatattgtctacatttcatgacgatccaatacaaggaggtcacgcaggcatcacaaaaaccttggccaaggtcaaaagatactattactggaaaggtatgtctaaagatataactgagtacattaaaaaatgtcagaaatgccaaaaatcaaaagtgacaagaaatacaataactcctttaacaataacagagaccccaataaaagctttcgacagggtgatagtggacactataggtccgctaccaaaatcaggaaatggcaatgaatatgcaatcacactaatatgtgatttaactaaatatctagttgccataccagttgcaaacaaaagtgcaaatactgtcgctaaagcaatttatgaatcttttattctaaagtacggtccaatgaagacgttcattacggacatgggaacagaatataagaattcagttataaatgacttgtgcaaatatcttaaaataaaaaatataacatcaactgcacatcatcaccagacagttggaacagtcgaaagaagtcaccgaactttcaatgaatatatacgttcatacatatcggttgataaaactgattgggacgtatggcttaaatatttcgtatactgttttaacacgaccccatcaatagcacataactattgtccatacgaacttgtctttggtaaaacaaataacttgccaaatcaatttaatagcataactaatatagaacccatatataatgtagatgattatgctaaggaaagtaaatatagattagaagtagcctataaaagagctagaattatgatagacgaacataaagagaaaaataagaaactttatgatcagaAAGCAAAGAACTTAGATATAGTAGTAGGAGATAAtgttctattaaaaaacgaaacaggtcataagttggattccaaatatacaggtccgtataaagtaacggaaataggagaaaataataacattataataactaataataaaaataaaaagcaaactgttcataaagacagattaaaaattgcgacgtcgtaaatatttatagtatgatcatacataggcataaaaataaaaataataatattaataataataaaaaaaaaatatttttctttttgaggttttacttaaaaattctcactacataaatgtacttaaaaacaatcataacacaatttttaataatgtataaactacctttaaaataacttcataatattacgttattttcaaaaggagggagatgtagtatgcacacatatcggttaaccactgtattcataatatacaatcacattgtagcactctgttgcaatgtgaacataaacagttcagcccaagcgtatgttgagggcaacgtaccaaatttgcatgatcagcagtactcacgctggccaagcgctgaccgctaatatgtgtgcctatagcacccctcctccagcaccgtcgctcggcgacaatatatatatatgtaggaaacgcaaataagcgtcgctgcgctgcaggctatgccggcagcgctgctcctcgacttaggctaagaaaccattgtatttagatcgccaaatcaattgacgaattaacttcgaatggagcgggaccttccctgctcctacaaataaataaaaagtgaattcaagctaattaaataaatctttcaaCTGGGTGATACAACACTATAAAAGTTATAGTGGTTGAAAGTATATAGATTGAATTTCTTAACATTTTGAGAACTTTTCGATTTACTTCCTTAAAACTTCAATAGCGACCCTCGCAGCTCAAAGTACGCCCACGGCTTTGTGCGATTAAAGTGCGTATTCGCTTTGTGCTACCAGAAATGCGGAAGACAGGACTTCACAGAGCCAAAACCTAATGGCTGGACAACAGAATGGACCCAAGGTCCTTTCACTTGATGCGACTATTTTGGATACATTTCCCCAACCTTAGTCGAACCCATTCCATGCGGCACCTTCGAGAGCTGCCGATGTGGCAGAAATTGGCAGTTAACATCATTTGTTATTGATTTTCGCATTCGGATAAATGGTGCTATCAGCTGTGCCGCCACGGCATTCGTCCTGCGATTGTCCTGCGTCCTGTGGGGTTATTTGCCCTTTTTGGGTCACTCCCATTGTACTCGCCGATAGATGATTGATGATAGCGAGTATATACATTCGATACTCTATAGTAACCTTCAACTTGGACAGCGTGGGTGGGGTTTTTGGTTGGTGGGGTTGGGTTGTGTTGACCCAATTTCTAAGCGGTCGATGGGGGTGTTTGCTTCTGACTCATTTGAATATTATTCGCAATTTTAATTGGTCTCCGctgctggtgtgtgtgtgtatgttttaTAGGTAGCTACATACGCAAACCGCTTAATTATAATGCACATACATCACTTAATCGATGCTGACAACCAGAGTTAATGACTATTAATGAAACAGTTCCAATTACTTGCTTGCCACGCCCTCTCGCCGCTGCCGCCTCCTCTGCGGCATATTCGCAAAATGGGTTGCCTTTAATTGTGATTTATTGAATAATTGCTATTTATTTTCACCGACTGACACAGCCCTTTCTCCACATATTTTGCACTATTTTTTGTCCGATCAACGCGTTGTGTGTGCGTCGCGAGTCCGAAAAACGAAAAcacattaaatttatttgcacCTTATCGGCATGAATGAAGCCGCAAAATGGCATTTAATTTgtgaatttttaaacaataGATATCTGGGCCGTTGATTACGACTCACATGCGCAGTTTCTATACTCGTATCTATGTGCCTCAAAATTTTACAGAGCCGGTGATTCCTGCAGTTCCCAGTAGAGGCTTTTTCAAAGTtttattactattttttttttatcataaTTAAACAATGCCAAAATTGCGTCAGCGACCATGATAAGATACTTTGGATATTGTGGGTTTTTATGGGTCGGCAGTATGGGTAGATATGCATGCTAATCGAATGGGGAACTTGTGAATTTGAAGAGTAATAAACTTCAATTGTTATTTCTGGTTATTCATTCTAAAGAAGGTTTATTTCATGCCCTTTAAAGTatgttaaattaaatatattttgcacAGATATACTCTAATTTTCATTGACACATTTGACAGCTCTTCAAAAATATTCCAAAAACTTCAATACCTTTAAAAATGCGCCCTGATTACAAATGGATTCCCCTTGGGTTTTTTTATATAATCTTCTCCAGCTTTTCAGCTCTTTAGATCCAAGTAATTTTTGGACTTTTGTAAATTCTTAGTGCACTTCCGCTGCCTTTTGACGATTTGTCTTCATAAATCGAAAGTGGGCGCACGCCACGCCCCCGCCCTTTTAAGAGCTTAAAACCTAATTCCGGGATTTTCTCGGCCTGATTCCGGGGGCTTTTAGTGGGAGACACTTCGCCCCAAACCCCAACTGACTGACTTCTGAGCTTTGCCAAAAACTGACACGCTTAACTAATTTCAGTGTCGACGGCACATGTTAACCGAATTAAAGTGGCAGGCTCCTTAAGGCGGAGGACGCACTGCCTCCGCATCCCAGTTCTTCCTTGCCAGCGGCGCGGCTCTTGGCttgattaatttttggccCGACAAGTGGCAGACGCAAATCATCATCGTTGTGGGATGCGGATTTGGATTCACATTCGCATTCGTGGTGACGCAGTGCAGGGTGCGGGTAATTGCGTATTTTGCTAGTGAGCACACTAAAAGACAGCAGAAGCAATCACACAACTACACTTGAAGAAATAAAGTACACACTATACGTACATTTCAAGTTATATTatgaacaaaacaaaatttagTGGAATTTCTCAGTTTAGAAGTATTCATACTTTCTCTCCCAAAAGAATCtttaaaaaacatatttttcgaatttttctAGAACCTTATGTTCAACATAAAAGTTACCCCTACACTTCTAGAGCTCTAAGATATaattagtatttaaaatataagctAGAAAACATTTGAGTGCGATTTCTTCGAGTGCGACAACATCGAGACAGAGATGGTGGGGGATGTGGAGGAGACGGAGCATGATGGGTGGACAAACCGCAGGCGGATGATGCGTCGTTTGCTGGAGTGGTCGTAGTCGTTCTCGTGGATGTGACTGTGGCGACGGGCGTAGCTGAGAACGTGCGTTGAGCTGGTGCCCGAGGAGCGTGCCGAGTTGCATCTGGACAGACAGACAAACGAGTACGGTTGACAAAAATAATGCAGCGTCCAGGAGGAGCTCCCATGGTTGCTTCTTTCCAATCTAATTTATGGCCACCCAAAGAAGAAGCCAACTAGAACAATGGGGCTACGGATTAGCTCGACTTTGCGTGTCAAGGCTAAAGCCTCGCCGAGTTCTGCGAATCATCGGCCAGTTCGACAACTTAATGCCGCTGCCAAGTCGTTCCGAGTCAACTTCAGCTAATTACTCACAACCAGCAAGTGGAGTGGAACCGGGTCAGCTCGGAGATCAAAGGAGTGCGGACAAAGAAGATGCCAAACCCAATCAGCCGCGAACGATGAGGGCTAAGATATATACGTTTAACATACTTAGAACTTTCGAATACCCTAACATGAACAAAATACTCTCAagaaagaaacaaaattaaGCTATATAAGTACATATGTGCACACTAAATGAAAATTATGGCAAACCTTTATCATAAATTCCATTTCATGTTTATGTTACACAAGTAGTGTTCCATTTGGCAGCCCCATCAAAATTCCCATCGTAATGAAACAAGCTATTTTCATAAACTTCCATTAGATacaaacccaaaaaaaaaaaaggaaaagccaTGATGGAAATGGCCTGCACTTTCATCTAAACGAGGGAGGAGCGTTCGATGAAAATCCAGCTAGGGCATGGCGAATCATTGTGGCACTCTGCTCGCTTAATCAGTCTGCTGGGAGCTGTTATGGCTGGTCGGGATCGCTGTCCGCCTGGCCTGGCTTGGTTACCCAATCATTCCGGTTCGCATGCCCGTTGGCAGTTTCAATTTCGTCGCGCTTATTCGCCGCATTTCCAGCAGATTGGAGCTGGATGGCGTTGCAGCAATGCATATAAATGACGTAGCAATTGAAAGCCATTTGTTATGCGCAGCTTTGCTTTGTTTCGCAATTAGAATTGCCAACTGGGGACACTCAGCCAGCTTTAAGACGTTTACATGGCTTAAAGAGTAGCAGTTTGGATTCTGGTTAAGCAGAAAATACATctttaatgaaattacattgctTCTACTTTATTCACAATAAATAAAGGCAGCAGTAAGCAGCAGCTATTCGTTCTTACATCTGAAAAGCAACCGGCTTAACATATTCAAATCTCACCAActattaattggatttatTTGAAGTAATTTGGGACAGCACAGCAGCGTAATCCTATAACTTAATGATAACCAACTAGGAACTAATTGAGGGAAATGTTGTAAGTTTTGGCCACGTGAGATTTGGTTTGTGGTTGCGCCCAGCTGCGCCATCAGATGGAAGTCGTTTGTCTGCGGTTCCATCGCCACACGGTGGCGTCATCGCACACGTAGACCAGCACGCTGGCATCGCGGGAGAAGGCGATCTGGCGCACAGTGGACACGCTGCGCGAATTGTGCAGGGTGGTCATGTGGGCACCCTCGGGATCGCTGGGATCCAGCTCCCACACATACACCTTGCCCTGCTGATTGCCCAGGGCAATCACCTTCTGCCACGGATTGAAGCCGAATCTCACGAACCAGATCTCGCACTCGTCGTACTCGAATTCCGCGATGATCGTGCAGGAGGAGTCGCTCGGCTTCACCTGCTCAAAGCTCTGATGCAGCTGTCCCGGCTTCCAGCAGACAATGGCATTTTCGCAGGACTTGGAGAGCACAAAGTTGCCAAACCACTGCACACAGTCCACATAGTTCCTGTGTATATCCCGCGTAGAAAAGTCGGGGAAGTGCTTGGTCACCGTGGGGAAAGGCAGCGTTGACTTCTCCTGGCTGAAAGTGTTCGACAGTTCGATCTTGTGATGGAACTCGGGCGTATTCAGACACCACAGCTTCAGCGAGTGATCCATGCCGCTCGACACAATGCGATCTCCACGCATATTAAAGTCTATGGATAGCACCTCATCGCGATGTCCCTCCACTCCGCCCAGAATGGCAATGCACACGTGGCTCTGGATGTTCCACAATCTAATCGCGTGATCCTTGCTGCCCGACAGCAGAAGCTGCAGCTTGTGCGGATGGAACTTCAGCTCGTTAATAGCCTGTCCATGGCCGATGTAATTGCCCACCGCCTCGTTCTGCTCGACGTCAATAACCCGGATGACTCCGCGGTATCCAGCCGCGGCCAAGAGCGGGGAAGAGGTCTTCAGGTCGTACGACCAGGCGCAGGTGTAAAATACCTCATCGGGCTGGGAAGGGAATTCAAGATTTGTTGATGTATTTCGAGTTTGTACAATTGCTTTCGAGACCATATCTAGTCAACTGATCTATAGGGTCTTGAAAGTATATTCTGTATCCTGGCGACTCACATCCGGATCTGCGTAGCAATGGAGCAGCTGCATCCCGCCCTGTCGAGGGCACTCGTAGACGGTCACCCGGTTGCTGCCCGCCGTGGCGAAGACCTGTGGCTCATCCTTGCCCAGCAGCGTGTTGAAGGCCACGCCGAAGATGTTGGCTCCGTGGTTCTCCTTAACGTGGGTGCTTCGGGGTAATCATTTGTGGGTTCAGTATCAGTTGTCAGCTCAGTTATTGTATATTCTTACTCGTATTTGTAGGCGGCGCGGCTCTTTGGCTTCGATTTGGTGCTTCGGCGACCGCGGCGCTTGCTGCGCGTGCTGGATGTCGGGGACTTGCTGCGCGAGGTGGTACTGTTGGTGGTATAGCTGGCCGACTCATCCTGCAGCCGGCACATGGCCCAAAAGATCCATTAATTCTCGGTTCGCCCAGCCATTTGTCATTCGCTACTCACTCCGCATGATTCCTCCGACTCCTCGGGCTCGTTGCCGTTTTTCACTTTATCACTGCTCATTTCGAACGCGCGGCACGTTTGCACGGTTAAATAAAACGCAAATTAGGCCGCGACTTCAACAAACTATTCGATAATgctattttaaatgtttaaatagcGAGGCGagtgaaaatgttttttttttggcggcaATGGTGTGACCCCAGTCACAGATCGCGAAAAATACCCAGACATTGCAGGCAGTACGGTCCTACCATTGCGCAGCGTGGCCACCTGGTCACGATCAGCTGGCCAGTGTTGGCAAACATTAAACACACTTAGGCGGGAAAGTTCAAAAATGACAAAACACATGCGCAagctagtttttttttaaataaagataACAAACAAATGTAGGACAATCAACATGCCATGGATTCATGTGCGGTATTCAAATTTTGTACATGTATTCACAAAATTACACTGGTCGACAAGACTAGGAGAGTTGCTGCTTGCGAGTGGCGTAAAAAGTGGAAGATATAGTTTTTCAGATATGCAAatgtgtaaaatatttaaagttagTTCTTCATATTATGAACATATCATTTGTACTCCAAGCAGTTTTGAATACATTTAAAGTATATCTTCCAGTTTTCACTCCTTCAAAAGCTTACTACGTACGAATGTAAGTATGATTTAATAGTTTCATGGAGTATTTAAACGTAGTAAGCAATTTCTTGAACATTTTTTTGTCCAAACGCGGCAACGAAACATTTACCATCACGCAGAGCGCGGGTGGGGAACGAAAcaagtttttcttcttttttattttgattagtCTAGGATAAAATAGTTATTTACAACAGAAGCGAGCAAAAGATTTGGGGTAGGGGACAGAGGACAGAGAGGGGACAGAAGATTACAGCAGTGGAAATCGCAGACAGAGGTCAGCAGACAGATAGATTGGATAGAGGAGAGATAGAGAGACAGAGTTAGAGttatttgtgtatatatagAAAGTAGTTCATTCTGGAGCTGTGTGGTTGTTGGTTGGTTAACGCAAACGTGAAACGATAAAGGTAAATCGAACGAACTGAAGAGGCGTAACGGATAAACGTTAGTCTAGCATAGAAATCAAATTTCAAGTACGTTTTGTTCGTCGACATGGACCTGGCCCAGGTGGGTGTCCTTAGGCGCCGTTGCCGGTGCACCGCCGCTGGGTTACTGCAACTGCCACTGCTGCCGGCACTTCCCGCTTGACTTTCGGCCGCCTTGGCACTTGGCTCCGTAGTTGCgctggaggaggtggtggttTGGGATGTGGATGTGCTGGCGGGCGGTGGTGGTCCCTTGTCGCCGGGATCCTTCGATGGACTCTCCTCCATCACCGATTCCCTTACGGTTTCCAGGGCGGGTTGAAGCTTAGGGGCAGGTGGTGCAATAGTTTCGCTCGAGGTGTTGGATGGTGGACCCGTTGGGCCACTGTGGGTCTGCGGCGCCTGGGAAACACCCTTGGTGCGACTCTCTATGCTGTCCTGGTTGTCAGCGCCTGGTGTGGCACCTGCACCAGCACCTCCACCTGCACCTGCTCCCCCAGGCGACGCCTCCTGCAGGCTGCAACTCCTATTGGAGTTGTTGTTGTCCTGCTGCTGGTCATCGTGTCCGTGGCTGTGGCGACTGCAGTTCAGGTTCTTGCAGTTCCCATTGCAGCCCTCCCTGCAGAAGTAAATGGCCGCCacacgttgggcgccagttTCGAGTGCCAAGGCAGGCGGTCAAGTTTTTCGCCGCCCAGCAGTTGGCAGTGAGTAACAGCGAACCGGTGCAAATGGGCAATTTTTGGGAAACGAGACACCACGTTGATTTGACGTTGCATAGCATTCGGattgtttgtgtgttttgtgtaAAAGTTTTCATTTAGTTTTCATGTTTTAGGTAAATAGTTTTGGCAATAGAAAGAAAGAATATAAATAGAACATCAGTTGAGAGATTGTGATAAAGCTTTTGGGTTTAGTAGGGGCAGAGGATTGGACTTTTCCCACGAAGATTGCCTCACTATACAAAAAATAACTGTCAATTATCCTCATGTTTTTAACTCGCCCTTCAAGAGTTGTagttttcacatttttataaaaaaaattatatgtttTATTCTTCTAGGGCAACCTTTAAAAATGCATCGAATCtgaaccaaaacaaaaaacctagaccaaatggcaatcgGAGTTAACGGCGTAACTTTGTGAGTTATTtcacaaaaatcaaaattaaaacaaatggGAAAACGACTTTCAACTCAACTTCACTTGGCAATGTAAATCGAAGAATCGTGTCATGTGTGGACCCGGTAGGtagaaaaatgtttattaattcATGTTCCCCGGCACCTGAATACAATGGATACGGCATACTCCATACATATGCAGATGACATTCGGGAGTGGTTCAGAGGTTTTGGGGGAGGATTTAATTGAAAGTGtggtaaataataaaaatgcactGATGCATTGGGCTTGTATTTGCAGAGAGTCCACTTTTGCGGCTGGGAAGCGAAACAAAATCGGGTTGTAAAATGCATAGCTTACCGGAATActattttaacattttcaaaattaataaaaactcGTCTTTTTCTGACATAAAAACAGTAATTCGGCTCAGTATTCAAGCTAGCAATATGCTTTGCGAATAAAATAGTATCAACAAAAAAATTGCTATCTTAAATGCTGAGTCCTGTAAAAATcctaaaaaatattattccaATTTCAGCTCTTCAAAAATATTCTGCTTAAAGTTGTATGTAGAATTCAAAGGCGAAGTTATAGCAGAAGGAAAAGAGGACGGATTAAATTCAGTAGAAGCACACAGAGAATTCCATCTGGTGAATTGACAAACGAATTGAGTAGACGTAATGCAATACACCGAAAGAAATGGCGAGCACATAAGTAAGACACCGAGAGTTGAGTTAGAGACAGTACTTCAATAAAATATGGTGCTGCGATTCGTTAGGGGCGGTGTTTTGGGGTCTTAACCTTAGCTTAGTAACTCTCAAGATCCTTAGAATACAGTACACAGTTATACGTTACGT contains the following coding sequences:
- the LOC6617672 gene encoding polycomb protein esc, whose product is MSSDKVKNGNEPEESEESCGDESASYTTNSTTSRSKSPTSSTRSKRRGRRSTKSKPKSRAAYKYDTHVKENHGANIFGVAFNTLLGKDEPQVFATAGSNRVTVYECPRQGGMQLLHCYADPDPDEVFYTCAWSYDLKTSSPLLAAAGYRGVIRVIDVEQNEAVGNYIGHGQAINELKFHPHKLQLLLSGSKDHAIRLWNIQSHVCIAILGGVEGHRDEVLSIDFNMRGDRIVSSGMDHSLKLWCLNTPEFHHKIELSNTFSQEKSTLPFPTVTKHFPDFSTRDIHRNYVDCVQWFGNFVLSKSCENAIVCWKPGQLHQSFEQVKPSDSSCTIIAEFEYDECEIWFVRFGFNPWQKVIALGNQQGKVYVWELDPSDPEGAHMTTLHNSRSVSTVRQIAFSRDASVLVYVCDDATVWRWNRRQTTSI